In the Candidatus Cloacimonas acidaminovorans str. Evry genome, one interval contains:
- a CDS encoding helix-turn-helix domain-containing protein, whose protein sequence is MIGERLKQIRQVLGIKQVDLAKVLKINPSAISQMESGRTNPSLETLSELVVNYNVNLHWLITGIGKMFNTANDTSSQNGSWDNFQKLLNDRLEEIVQAHLDLMDSDTVEIPVSGEIAAGEPMENYGTLLDVVTVRRSLINGSLNNFVALRVNGRSMEPDIRNQDVVLIRYCNEWRELAGKICAVRIDGGITLKRLILDDVQKMIVLLSINENYQPILIDPDSHTDVTLIGSLYFLFRILP, encoded by the coding sequence ATGATTGGAGAACGACTTAAACAGATTCGTCAAGTATTGGGAATCAAACAGGTTGATTTAGCCAAGGTCTTAAAGATTAATCCTTCCGCTATTTCTCAAATGGAAAGTGGCAGAACCAATCCTTCTCTGGAAACGCTTTCGGAATTGGTGGTAAACTATAATGTGAATCTGCACTGGTTAATAACGGGTATAGGAAAAATGTTTAATACTGCTAATGATACATCTTCTCAGAATGGTTCTTGGGATAATTTTCAGAAGCTCTTAAATGACCGTTTGGAAGAAATTGTGCAGGCACATTTGGATTTAATGGATTCCGACACTGTAGAAATTCCAGTTAGTGGAGAAATTGCAGCGGGTGAACCAATGGAAAATTATGGTACTTTACTGGATGTTGTAACAGTGCGTCGTTCCTTGATCAATGGTTCTTTGAATAATTTTGTGGCTTTAAGAGTGAATGGACGCAGTATGGAACCGGATATTAGAAATCAGGATGTAGTATTAATCCGTTATTGTAATGAATGGCGAGAGCTGGCAGGCAAGATTTGTGCGGTGCGTATTGATGGAGGAATAACATTAAAGCGTTTAATTTTGGATGATGTTCAAAAGATGATCGTATTGCTTTCTATAAATGAAAATTATCAACCGATTCTGATTGATCCGGATAGTCATACAGATGTTACACTAATCGGTTCGTTATATTTTTTATTCAGGATATTACCTTAA
- the rmuC gene encoding DNA recombination protein RmuC, whose protein sequence is MTLVYLLIIVAIVFAIVNLYILLSQRHKGKENGNISELKGAFETFERYNREEMSSLRTELLSISAENRKELSDSIKAQNEVLIAQTTASREELNNSFNTLKQQINNDSAVNREEQKKALNDLSENFTRRMTDLINIQQQEAETSRKTLETKMEQIRQNNETKLEQMRQTVDEKLHDTLEKRLGESFKQVSERLELVHKSMGEMQSLANGVGDLKKALTNVKRQGVLGEIQLANLLEDILTPEQYEKNFRPNKNRDEKVEFAIRLPGSSEKEEFVYLPIDAKFPIADYQNIMNAYDMGDLAEVENARKSMVQRIKNCAKDIRDKYINPPVTTDFGMLFLPFEGLYAEVLRSPGLFETIMRDYHVIICGPTTTAAVINSLQVGFRTLAIQKKTSEVWKILASIKLEFGKFGTILEQTQKKLQEASNNIEKASYRSRQIEKRLDKVQELPVEEAEIEQILDV, encoded by the coding sequence ATGACTTTAGTTTATCTTCTTATTATTGTAGCCATCGTCTTTGCTATTGTAAATTTATATATTTTACTTTCTCAACGGCATAAAGGCAAGGAAAATGGAAATATCAGTGAATTGAAGGGTGCCTTTGAGACCTTTGAACGCTATAATCGTGAAGAAATGAGCAGTTTACGAACTGAACTTTTAAGTATCAGTGCTGAAAACAGAAAAGAACTTAGTGACTCTATTAAAGCTCAAAATGAGGTCTTAATAGCACAAACAACTGCCAGCAGGGAAGAACTGAATAATTCCTTTAATACCTTAAAACAACAGATTAATAACGATTCTGCCGTTAATCGGGAAGAACAGAAAAAAGCATTGAACGACCTTTCCGAGAATTTTACCCGCAGAATGACAGACCTGATAAATATTCAACAACAGGAAGCAGAAACATCGCGTAAGACATTGGAAACCAAAATGGAACAAATTCGTCAAAATAACGAGACCAAACTGGAACAAATGCGTCAAACGGTAGATGAAAAATTGCACGATACCCTGGAAAAGCGTTTAGGTGAAAGTTTTAAACAGGTTAGTGAGCGTTTGGAGCTGGTACATAAAAGTATGGGAGAAATGCAAAGTTTGGCAAATGGAGTGGGAGACCTCAAAAAAGCCCTTACCAATGTTAAAAGGCAAGGAGTTTTAGGGGAAATCCAATTAGCGAATTTACTGGAAGACATTCTTACTCCCGAGCAGTATGAGAAAAACTTCCGACCTAATAAAAACCGTGATGAAAAAGTAGAATTTGCCATTCGCCTGCCAGGAAGTTCGGAAAAAGAGGAATTTGTATATCTGCCTATAGATGCCAAGTTTCCTATAGCGGACTATCAAAATATTATGAATGCTTATGATATGGGTGATTTGGCGGAAGTGGAAAATGCCAGAAAAAGTATGGTGCAAAGGATTAAAAATTGTGCCAAAGATATACGGGATAAATATATTAATCCACCTGTTACTACTGATTTCGGAATGCTTTTTCTACCTTTTGAAGGTCTTTATGCCGAGGTCTTACGCAGTCCGGGACTTTTTGAGACAATTATGCGAGATTATCATGTTATAATTTGCGGTCCAACTACCACTGCTGCTGTAATTAACAGTTTGCAGGTGGGTTTTCGGACCTTGGCAATTCAGAAGAAGACCTCCGAGGTTTGGAAAATCCTTGCCTCCATCAAACTGGAATTTGGGAAATTTGGTACTATTTTGGAGCAAACCCAAAAGAAACTGCAAGAAGCATCAAATAATATTGAGAAAGCAAGTTACCGCAGCCGTCAAATAGAAAAACGACTGGATAAGGTTCAAGAATTGCCTGTGGAAGAGGCAGAAATAGAACAAATTCTGGATGTTTGA
- a CDS encoding thiamine diphosphokinase gives MLCVNNNRAYIFTNHAPQDIVSHYKNIQRKDHLIAVDNGIRKIDELGLEPFVLIGDLDSIDPEMLEKYADIPFHQHPTEKNETDTELALDWCLKQKCYREIIICNDMQGRFDHALAIAINLLKIKSPRGERISYPVPYRIESENQSIFILPDSIEFNNCQGKLLSLIPLSEKVVFSWSQNLKYPLNDLVIRDYQSRGISNIITASSAGIIKTEGICLAVLEG, from the coding sequence ATGCTATGCGTTAATAATAACCGCGCTTATATTTTTACCAATCACGCTCCCCAAGATATTGTTTCCCACTATAAAAATATCCAAAGAAAAGACCATTTAATCGCTGTTGATAACGGCATAAGAAAAATAGATGAGCTTGGATTAGAGCCCTTTGTTCTGATTGGAGACCTGGATTCCATTGACCCCGAAATGCTTGAAAAATATGCTGACATCCCCTTCCACCAGCATCCTACGGAAAAAAACGAAACGGATACCGAACTGGCACTGGATTGGTGTTTAAAGCAAAAATGCTATCGGGAAATAATTATCTGCAACGATATGCAAGGTCGCTTTGATCACGCCTTGGCTATTGCCATAAATTTGTTAAAAATAAAAAGTCCAAGAGGCGAAAGAATATCCTACCCTGTTCCTTATAGGATTGAAAGTGAAAACCAGTCCATTTTTATTCTGCCGGATAGCATAGAATTTAACAATTGCCAGGGAAAATTGCTTTCTCTTATCCCACTCTCCGAAAAAGTTGTTTTTTCCTGGTCCCAAAACCTGAAATATCCCCTGAACGACCTCGTAATAAGGGACTATCAATCACGCGGAATTAGTAATATTATAACTGCTTCGTCAGCAGGTATTATCAAAACGGAAGGTATTTGTTTGGCAGTCCTGGAAGGTTGA